A section of the Anabaena cylindrica PCC 7122 genome encodes:
- a CDS encoding inositol monophosphatase family protein yields MTNLQIFLDIATEAALAAGVILQDFLGKVEDAITEKGRPGDLVTAADKASEKVILEILRRHFPQHSILAEESGKLGNQDNEYLWAIDPLDGTTNYAHQYPCFAVSIGLFINGVPQIGVIYDPFRDELFRAAAGLGATRNRRPIKVSQTAELNKSLLTTGFAYDRRETADNNYAEFCHLTHLTQGVRRGGSAALDLAYVACGRVDAYWERGIAPWDVAAGVILLQEAGGKVTAYDGTTFKIESGRILATNGYIHNSLSQELMQVTPLPDR; encoded by the coding sequence ATGACCAACTTACAAATTTTTCTAGATATTGCTACCGAAGCAGCTTTAGCCGCTGGTGTAATTTTGCAAGATTTTTTAGGTAAAGTAGAAGACGCAATTACAGAAAAAGGACGACCTGGTGATTTAGTCACCGCAGCTGATAAAGCTTCAGAAAAAGTCATTTTAGAAATTTTGCGTCGTCACTTTCCTCAACATTCCATCCTTGCGGAAGAATCAGGAAAACTGGGAAATCAAGATAATGAATATCTTTGGGCGATTGATCCTTTAGATGGTACAACCAACTACGCCCATCAATATCCCTGTTTTGCAGTTTCCATTGGCTTATTTATTAATGGTGTACCGCAAATTGGTGTCATTTATGACCCTTTTCGTGATGAACTATTTCGGGCTGCTGCGGGTTTGGGTGCAACACGCAACCGTCGTCCTATCAAAGTTTCTCAAACTGCTGAATTGAATAAAAGTTTGTTAACAACAGGGTTCGCTTATGATCGCCGGGAAACTGCTGATAACAACTATGCAGAATTTTGTCATCTCACCCATCTTACCCAGGGAGTGAGGCGCGGCGGTTCGGCTGCTTTAGATTTGGCTTATGTTGCTTGTGGTCGTGTTGATGCTTACTGGGAAAGAGGTATTGCACCTTGGGATGTTGCCGCTGGAGTAATTTTATTACAAGAAGCTGGTGGCAAAGTCACAGCTTATGATGGAACCACTTTTAAAATCGAGTCGGGGAGAATTCTTGCTACCAATGGTTACATTCACAACAGTCTCAGTCAGGAACTCATGCAAGTCACTCCTCTCCCTGATAGGTGA
- a CDS encoding J domain-containing protein, with amino-acid sequence MSLKIDGGLFKYDFIDHHAILCVPVDADAKEVRKRYLKIARRLHPDSSVVTKSADKDIANQLLSKLVNPAYEKLSVERNRAEYSLILSQIGKRLAQESTSIELSTDIAKQLAIAPNIDLLYKSEVAKLAETQFDELQQVSQFISQISELNLVYLMRRAGRLMKTPQSLPTNTTSNTNTPASPPPPPPKDDSPVAQYLRRAQILIEKNQFTQAKVELQDALKLEPRNSRCHSLMAIIYLQQNQLKMAKIHFENALRLNPQDKIALEWKPKVEQAMGIKSGTVQVDSSPNTGDNQPDNSGNGGLFGGLFGGKKK; translated from the coding sequence ATGTCGTTAAAAATAGATGGTGGACTATTTAAATATGATTTCATAGATCATCACGCAATTTTGTGTGTTCCGGTTGATGCAGATGCTAAAGAAGTTCGCAAACGTTATCTTAAAATTGCCCGTCGCTTGCACCCGGATAGTTCTGTTGTTACCAAAAGTGCTGATAAAGATATAGCAAATCAATTATTATCTAAGCTGGTTAATCCGGCTTACGAAAAACTTTCTGTAGAACGCAATCGCGCCGAATATAGTTTAATTTTGTCGCAAATAGGCAAGCGTTTAGCACAAGAGTCAACATCAATAGAACTCAGTACAGATATAGCTAAACAATTAGCGATCGCACCGAATATAGATTTATTGTACAAAAGTGAAGTTGCTAAACTGGCTGAAACTCAATTTGATGAGTTGCAACAAGTATCCCAATTTATTAGCCAAATTAGTGAATTGAACTTAGTTTATCTAATGCGGCGCGCAGGGCGGTTAATGAAAACCCCTCAATCTCTGCCAACTAATACCACAAGTAATACCAACACACCAGCATCACCACCACCACCACCACCAAAAGACGACTCACCGGTAGCACAATACCTCCGTCGCGCTCAAATTCTAATTGAAAAAAATCAATTTACCCAAGCCAAAGTAGAATTACAGGATGCCTTGAAGTTAGAGCCAAGAAATAGTCGTTGTCATAGCTTGATGGCAATCATCTATTTACAGCAAAATCAGCTAAAAATGGCAAAAATTCACTTTGAAAACGCATTGAGATTAAATCCCCAAGACAAAATTGCTTTGGAGTGGAAACCTAAGGTAGAGCAGGCTATGGGGATAAAATCTGGTACTGTTCAAGTGGATTCATCTCCAAATACAGGAGATAATCAACCAGATAATTCTGGAAATGGCGGTTTGTTTGGTGGTTTGTTTGGTGGGAAGAAAAAATAA
- a CDS encoding ATP phosphoribosyltransferase regulatory subunit has product MVYQPAAGARDLLPLDVAQKRWIEDRLQQVFHRWGYHRIITSTLERMDTLMAGEAIQRQMVIQLQNGQDEELGLRPELTASIARTVVTRMADATYPQRLYYNANVFRRNWEKRHNRQQEYYQAGVELLGSGGLLANAEVLLLIGNCLEALDLRGWHLILGEAGITKSLLDAFPTHLRNKVRSAIAHLDRVTLDTLPLGDELHERAKIMLDLRGNSADVLQKVSSLHLDADQQEAVNNLKSLVELLESEGKFPLILDLSLIQTIDYYTGIVFEVVSDTDGQAQVLGRGGRYDQLLGLYHPQGDNIPGIGFELNIDVLYQVLSSTQQLPQSTPASNWLVVPESKSADAAAFAYAQKLRESSDLVRVEMDLGGRDAEAIREYAKERAIAQIAWIQADGSPKIEAVS; this is encoded by the coding sequence ATGGTGTATCAACCAGCAGCGGGAGCTAGGGATTTATTGCCCTTAGATGTGGCTCAAAAACGCTGGATTGAAGATAGGTTACAACAGGTTTTTCACCGTTGGGGATATCACAGGATTATCACCTCAACTTTGGAACGAATGGATACCCTGATGGCTGGTGAAGCAATTCAGCGCCAAATGGTGATTCAATTGCAAAATGGACAAGATGAAGAATTGGGTTTACGTCCAGAACTCACAGCTTCGATTGCGCGGACAGTTGTCACTCGCATGGCAGATGCTACCTATCCCCAACGGCTGTATTACAATGCTAATGTATTTCGGCGTAACTGGGAAAAGCGACATAATCGCCAGCAAGAGTATTATCAAGCTGGGGTAGAGTTGCTAGGATCAGGTGGGTTGCTGGCAAATGCAGAAGTGCTGCTGTTGATAGGCAATTGTTTAGAAGCTTTGGATTTGCGGGGATGGCATTTAATCTTAGGTGAAGCGGGAATTACCAAATCGCTGCTTGATGCTTTTCCGACTCATCTGAGAAACAAAGTGCGGAGTGCGATCGCTCATCTTGACCGTGTAACTCTCGATACTTTGCCCCTTGGAGACGAACTGCATGAACGCGCTAAAATCATGCTCGATTTGCGCGGTAATAGTGCAGATGTCTTGCAAAAAGTCAGTAGTTTACATCTAGATGCAGACCAACAAGAGGCAGTAAATAACCTCAAATCCTTGGTAGAATTACTAGAATCAGAGGGTAAATTCCCCTTAATTCTCGACTTGAGCCTAATTCAAACTATTGACTATTACACAGGAATTGTGTTTGAAGTAGTCAGTGATACCGATGGGCAAGCTCAAGTTTTAGGGCGTGGTGGTCGTTATGATCAGTTGTTAGGGCTATATCATCCCCAAGGCGATAATATACCTGGAATTGGGTTTGAACTAAATATTGATGTTTTATACCAAGTTCTATCATCTACTCAGCAATTACCACAAAGTACCCCAGCTAGTAACTGGTTAGTAGTTCCAGAAAGCAAAAGTGCTGATGCTGCTGCCTTTGCCTATGCCCAAAAATTACGAGAATCTAGTGACTTAGTGCGAGTAGAAATGGATTTGGGGGGCAGGGATGCAGAGGCTATTCGTGAATATGCCAAAGAAAGAGCGATCGCACAAATTGCTTGGATTCAAGCCGATGGATCACCCAAAATTGAAGCAGTAAGTTAA
- a CDS encoding 2Fe-2S iron-sulfur cluster-binding protein, producing the protein MVQTHTIRVHDRATGTSYSLQVPEDRYILHTAEHQGVELPFSCRNGACTTCAVRVISGDIYQPEAIGLSPDLRRKGYALLCVSYARSDLEVETQDEDEVYELQFGRFFGKGKVKAGLPLDED; encoded by the coding sequence ATGGTTCAGACGCATACAATTAGAGTTCACGATCGCGCTACCGGCACATCATACAGCTTGCAAGTTCCAGAAGACCGCTATATTCTGCACACAGCCGAACACCAAGGAGTAGAACTACCATTTTCTTGCCGCAATGGTGCTTGCACAACTTGCGCTGTCAGAGTTATCTCAGGAGACATTTACCAACCAGAAGCCATTGGACTATCTCCCGATTTACGCCGTAAGGGTTACGCTTTGCTGTGTGTGAGTTATGCCCGTTCCGACTTGGAAGTAGAAACACAAGACGAAGATGAAGTCTATGAACTCCAGTTTGGGCGCTTTTTTGGTAAAGGTAAAGTTAAAGCAGGTTTACCTTTAGATGAAGACTAG
- a CDS encoding thermonuclease family protein yields MKTSTRQKTGCRYLNVEIGALERLLRVLSRKIGFILCLLLLVGCQAKNQPTNIPSEVKVARVVSGQTLEVLGMAEQPNLISQVRLIGLDAPDLGQRPWGDDAKELLNSLLGDAEKSIKLEFDLEAKDKFDRTLVYAWKDQVLLNEQVLKQGYALFVARSPNHKYDQRLERAQQWARLMGQGIWNPEKPMRLTPGEFRRLYR; encoded by the coding sequence ATGAAGACTAGTACAAGGCAGAAAACAGGGTGCAGATATTTAAATGTGGAAATAGGGGCTTTAGAGAGGCTGCTGAGGGTCTTGAGTCGAAAAATAGGTTTTATCCTCTGTTTGCTACTTTTAGTAGGTTGTCAAGCTAAAAATCAGCCAACCAACATTCCCTCAGAGGTAAAAGTAGCGCGGGTTGTTAGTGGACAAACCTTAGAAGTGCTAGGTATGGCCGAACAACCCAATTTAATCTCCCAAGTGCGCTTAATTGGTTTAGACGCACCAGATTTAGGCCAGCGTCCTTGGGGGGATGATGCTAAAGAACTTTTAAACAGCTTGCTTGGTGATGCAGAAAAATCTATCAAGTTAGAGTTTGACTTAGAAGCCAAAGATAAATTTGACAGAACTTTGGTTTATGCGTGGAAAGATCAGGTTTTGTTAAATGAACAAGTACTCAAACAAGGGTATGCTCTATTTGTAGCGCGATCGCCCAATCACAAATACGACCAACGCCTAGAACGCGCCCAACAATGGGCTAGACTGATGGGACAAGGCATTTGGAACCCAGAAAAACCCATGCGTTTAACTCCCGGTGAATTTCGCCGTTTATATCGTTGA